The window GGGCCAGCCGAGCCGGGATACCCGCATCGAGTTACTCTCCTATCCGGTCGCGCGGGTACTCGTTTCGCTGGTCGCCGAACGGGTGTTGATCCGCAGGTACGCGCGGGCAGAGGCCGAGACGGCGTTCGACCGGTTCACGGCCGACTTCACCGACACGACCGAACTCAAGAGCGTCGAGTCGACGGGCGTCTCCCTCGAAACCCTGCTCTCGGAGTTCGACCTCGAGAACGCGGTGCGTCCGGTCGAGGAGGAGGGATCGGCCGACTACCGGATCGACGTCGGCACCTACCTTCCGCTGGCGGGCGACCTCTGGGAGGACGAGTGGCGACTCGTCAATCGGGCGCTCGCCGACGGCGAGGTGCCGGTGACCGAAGCCGAACTCCTGACGCTCGTCCGGGAAGCCGTCCGCACCCGCGTCGAAGACGGCCTCCCGTTCGACGTCCCCGACCCGATCGCCACGGTGCTCGAGGACGACGCCGAGGAGATCCGGGAGGTACTGGCCGACCTGGATCTCACCCGCGAGATCGACACTGTCGTCCCCGACCTGTTCCCGCCGTGTATGAAGGCGCTGCTCGACGACATTCAGAAGGGCGAGCATCTGCCCCACCACTCCCGGTTCGCAATCACGGCGTTTCTGACGAGCATCGGGATGGACACCGACGAAATCGTCGACCTCTACCGCGTCAACTCGAGTTTCGGCGAGGAGATGACGCGCTATCAGACCGACCACATCCGCGGCGATAGCTCGCCGACGGAGTACTCGCCGCCGTCGTGTGCGACGATGCAGTCCTACGGCGACTGCGTGAACAAGGACGACCTCTGTGAGCGGATTCCACACCCGATGGCCTATTACGAAAACCGTCTCGACGACGCGGACGAGGACGACCTCGAGGACTGGCGCGAGGGGCGGGCCGAGGCGTCCGAGAGCGACTGACCCGGTTCCCGCTCACCGGTCCGTGACGACGACCTGTTTGCCGGTCGTGACGTCGAATCTGGCGCCGCCAGTGGCGCTCTCACCGACCTCGATTCGCCAGCCGTGCACTTCGACGACGTCGCGTACGATCGACAGGCCGAAGCCCGTTCCGTCCTCGGTCGTCGTGTGTCCGCGCTCGAACACGAGCTCTCGAGCACCCGGCGGAATGCCGACGCCGTCGTCTTCGACGACGAACCCGCTGTAGGGGTCGTCTTTCGGATGTCGCACGC of the Natronosalvus vescus genome contains:
- the priL gene encoding DNA primase regulatory subunit PriL: MKRLHARYPFLEGAREAVATEAVDLATVVEQDEAVVDRARERVLAAIEDGDVGQPSRDTRIELLSYPVARVLVSLVAERVLIRRYARAEAETAFDRFTADFTDTTELKSVESTGVSLETLLSEFDLENAVRPVEEEGSADYRIDVGTYLPLAGDLWEDEWRLVNRALADGEVPVTEAELLTLVREAVRTRVEDGLPFDVPDPIATVLEDDAEEIREVLADLDLTREIDTVVPDLFPPCMKALLDDIQKGEHLPHHSRFAITAFLTSIGMDTDEIVDLYRVNSSFGEEMTRYQTDHIRGDSSPTEYSPPSCATMQSYGDCVNKDDLCERIPHPMAYYENRLDDADEDDLEDWREGRAEASESD